The sequence caacagagcgagactcctcaagAAAATGAGAGTCCTCATGAGGTGGGTGGTGCCTTCcccatttttttctgagagagtaATCCACCCAAGGCTTCACAGCGAGTAATCTGACTTCAGAGCCTATATTCTTGTATTGCCCTCATAATCCTTAGCGCTTTAAGTCTTCTCTGAGTTAGAGTTAGCTGCTTggtatatcctttttttttttttttttgagacagagcctcgagcccaggctggagtgtagtggcacgatcttggctcaccacaacctccgtctcccgggttcaagcgattctctgcctcagcctcccaagtagctgggattacagacatgctccaccacgcctggctaattttgtatttttagtagagacggggtttcaccactttggccaggctggtctcgaactcctgacctcaagtgatccacctgcctcagcctcccaaaatgttgggattacaggcgtgagccactccactGGCCTACACCTCTTAATTTTGTCATCtatcaataattttctttttgatgtctCATTCTTTGCCTGGAGACTCAGATGTTTTCAAGACGGATACCAGTTCTTATACATCTTGATAACTCccctcagcacagtgcctgtcaTAGAAAGAGGAAACCTTTGGATGATTGAATAACTTGCCCAGAGTCAGGTTCTCAGTCATCCAGGCAGGCCTAGAACCGGGTATTATTTGCTGCTGAAGTATCTTTGGTTGTTTTCTGGGGATTACGTTCACTTGCCACAgtttttctccccttttccttctTGCATGTCTGGTTCTGATGGAGCCTGCATTTCTATGAGAGCAGATGAGAGACCAGTGGTTGTAGACTGGGTTAGATTGAGTATTCTGTTGCATACAATCCCACACTGTAGGATCTGCCTTGGGCCTGGCAATACCTCTGTCACTCTTTTCCTGCTTCTCCCCAGTGTCTCGACTGCATTGTGAGAGTGAATCTTTCAAGATGGATCTAATCTTAGATGTAAACATTCAAATTTACCCTGTAGACTTGGGTAAGTATTGAACACAGACAATAATAAGAGGCATTTTGCCGCTTCCGCTATTCTTCACTCTCTGATATTGCTGTTATTTTCAGGTGACAAGTTCCGGTTGGTCATAGCTAGTACCTTGTATGAAGATGGTACCCTGGATGATGGTGAATACAACCCCACTGATGATAGGCCTTCCAGGTGAGGTAGTGGAGAAGGTAATACTTGGAATATGCCTTGAGAACTAAGTAGATAAGTGATATAGAAAGACTCTTCTTTAATTCCTGGAATAAATGATGATCAGCAGAATCTGAGTAACCTTAAGGAAATTTCTGCACTTAAGAATTCAAACAGGCCagacaccgtggctcacacctgtaatctaagcactttgggaggccgagcaggaggattgcttgggtacaggagttcaaaaccagcctgagcaacatagcgaaacctcactgctacaaaaataagaaaaaaagaaaaaaaaaaaaaaaaggctgcacaTGTTgtcatatgcctgtagttccagctacctgggaggctgaggtgggaggattgcctgagcccaggaggttgaggctgcagtgagccatgattgtaccactgcaatccagcctgggtgacagagtaagaccctgtctcaaaaaaaaaagaaaaaaattccaacaaCCAGGTATTTATCTATAACAGTGATTACATGCTTGTGAGTTGTAGCCTTTTGAAGGCTGAGGAGGTGACTGCTGAGTGCCCTAGGCTATGTGGGTCTTGTGTCTTGGGAGGGAGCTTGGTGTGATGGAAAGACTTTGGCACCCCACTTGAGTTCATTTCTCAGCTCTATCACTTATTTGTTGAGTAACCTTAATCTCCTTCAGCCTGTTTCCCCATCAGTAGAATAGAGATGATCATGATCATGCCTAGCTCACGGGGTTGCTGCGAGGACTAAATGACATCATGTTTGTTTgtaatgtgccttttttttttttttttttttttttagacggagtcttgttatgtcgcccagactggagtgcagtggctcaatctcggctcactacaagctccgcttcctgggttcacgccagtcccgagtagctgggactacaggcgcccgccaccacgcccggctaatttttttatatttttagtagagatggggtttcactgtgttagccaggatggtctcgatttcctgacttcgtgatctgcccgcctcagcctcccaaagtgctgggattacaggcttgatacactgcgcccagccgaccagtaaccatttttaaatgggattttttatattgttaattACTGTTAAGAATAACTTTGCTGCTATTGCTCCACAGGGCTGACCAATTTGAATATGTAATGTATGGAAAAGTGTACAGGATTGAGGGAGACGAAACTTCTACTGAAGCAGCAACACGCCTGTAAGTTACATAATCTTATGAGGTTCTTTTCCCTCTCTGTGTTCTGAGACTTTGAGCTATGCTCCTGCTTCCTCTGTTGGGTCCCTCTCCTCAGGCACCTCAGACCTAGGTAGGAACTAGAAAGAAATGGTTCTGAGAGCAGTTTCCAGTCTGAAAGGTAGACTGCTCTTTGTCAGGCCCTCCTGGCCCAGCAGTCCAGATGAGAAACTGGTTATCTTACTGTGTAAAGTGCAAAGGAGACTTGCTTCTCCAGAAACAAATGCAGCATTAAGTGATTATCCTAttaggctgtgtgtgtgtgtgtgtgtgtgtgtgtgtgtgtgtgtgtgtgtgtgtgtgtgttttgctacTCTGTAACCCAATCCCTAGTTCCTTGGTTTTCCtgtccagctattttttcttttctttaaaatcttattAAAACAATATGTGCTTTTTGTAAGCAATTTGAAATGCAGAAGAGtaatgtgaagaaggaaaaaaaaaagtcacctgtaATTCCATACCCAGAGATAACCTTTTACATAGACTTTTTTGCATATCCTGgtgttctgttttttcctttgagactgtggtgtttattatgttttcttctgctCTTTTTGCTTAACATTATGTAAAATATGTTTCCCCATGTTAGTGTGAAgcttttcttaaatgttttaatagTTGCATAACATTTCAGTAAGTGGATACATCTTGATTCATTTGACCATTCCCCTGATTTGGGGCATATAGGTGTTTTCCACCTTCGCTAATATAAAgaacagtgccttgcacataTCTGTACATTGATCTTTGTCAGAATTTTGGTTCCTAGTGACAAAACAGTAGAAAGatgcctcttctttttcttaggCTGAGATGGAGAGCTGCTGAGTAGCAGTGCTCCAGACTCATGGGATGGGGCCTTCTGTTTCAGCTCTGCCTATGTGTCCTATGGGGGCCTGCTCATGAGGCTGCAGGGGGATGCCAACAACCTGCATGGATTCGAGGTGGATTCCAGAGTTTATCTCCTGATGAAGAAGCTAGCCTTCTGAACCTCGCCGGAAGCCAGCCTTGCTGCCTAGTCACTCAGGTCATCGGCATTGTTCAAGCCTGAGTGGCAGCCAGTCTTGCTCACCTGTTGAGGAGGGGCTGGCTCACTGTCCACTGTGGTGGCATCTTTAACTGGCCTGCACTCAAAGGGAAACTGACTCGCCTGTGAAAGACAGTGGGAAAGCTGCAAATGAATCAGAAGCTTTgtgtatatgatttttaaattaaactttactTTTTCAGACTGCCCCTCCCCTTTTTGTAAAAAGTTCATTTACTGTAAAATCATTTTTTTGCAATTTGTCTGTGGTGTACTGTTTCTGGCCCACAGCCAGC is a genomic window of Macaca mulatta isolate MMU2019108-1 chromosome 2, T2T-MMU8v2.0, whole genome shotgun sequence containing:
- the POLR2H gene encoding DNA-directed RNA polymerases I, II, and III subunit RPABC3 isoform X3; the protein is MSRLHCESESFKMDLILDVNIQIYPVDLGDKFRLVIASTLYEDGTLDDGEYNPTDDRPSRADQFEYVMYGKVYRIEGDETSTEAATRLSAYVSYGGLLMRLQGDANNLHGFEVDSRVYLLMKKLAF
- the POLR2H gene encoding DNA-directed RNA polymerases I, II, and III subunit RPABC3 isoform X5, translated to MSRLHCESESFKMDLILDVNIQIYPVDLGDKFRLVIASTLYEDGTLDDGEYNPTDDRPSSSAYVSYGGLLMRLQGDANNLHGFEVDSRVYLLMKKLAF
- the POLR2H gene encoding DNA-directed RNA polymerases I, II, and III subunit RPABC3 isoform X4, producing the protein MDLILDVNIQIYPVDLGDKFRLVIASTLYEDGTLDDGEYNPTDDRPSRADQFEYVMYGKVYRIEGDETSTEAATRLSAYVSYGGLLMRLQGDANNLHGFEVDSRVYLLMKKLAF
- the POLR2H gene encoding DNA-directed RNA polymerases I, II, and III subunit RPABC3 isoform X2 — encoded protein: MAGILFEDIFDVKDIDPEGKKFDRVSRLHCESESFKMDLILDVNIQIYPVDLGDKFRLVIASTLYEDGTLDDGEYNPTDDRPSSSAYVSYGGLLMRLQGDANNLHGFEVDSRVYLLMKKLAF
- the POLR2H gene encoding DNA-directed RNA polymerases I, II, and III subunit RPABC3 isoform X1, which gives rise to MAGILFEDIFDVKDIDPEGKKFDRVSRLHCESESFKMDLILDVNIQIYPVDLGDKFRLVIASTLYEDGTLDDGEYNPTDDRPSRADQFEYVMYGKVYRIEGDETSTEAATRLSAYVSYGGLLMRLQGDANNLHGFEVDSRVYLLMKKLAF